A region from the Corticium candelabrum chromosome 14, ooCorCand1.1, whole genome shotgun sequence genome encodes:
- the LOC134189493 gene encoding ufm1-specific protease 2-like isoform X1, which yields MPWSFSQCVAFQVSAIQARPPLSSRSFGWLMGMLPTCDATREVQVQCCVADSSDGGAPESMLNEEINDIQSHFPAGVVPVGVYTTERSTDSSNVRARANFLQQLTDSHPVLILQLQEDGIVNMHSCSNDAISFVQTTNIATLPRLGNQFELVAFKVTASLEMRMSTTPGTLHLLKAEMARIEGLINGKSSIFAVQGSRIFIQDDGLVGAPGALTCQNLMKRLYSGEGREKSSKQDIRINVSDFIEVSWMTSLSCTSKPTCPVISLREESNSWLTMKIPVHSIALASAETKLASLMDLFRQALCRALNGVVVQAAYSLKANNPAVPAVYQFKPPLFPFPIMISYPATRISGEVVTDNSLEEMRRKLHEKFLLSIDRPLIRPANAITCQGKDRGPYLLDVHEGLPFPGGVTENSSLVYGHYSYHHYLHDKINDDGWGCAYRSLQTIWSWFRYQGYTSLPIPNHRQIQETLVSIGDKPAKFAGSRQWIGSSEVGMCLNTLLGVTYKIMFVSSGSELEDKGRELAIHFQTEGTPIMIGGGVLAHTIIGVDFNERTGQVKFLILDPHYVGPDNLRTIQKDGWCSWKGPTFWDKKAHYNLCLPQRPREI from the exons ATGCCGTGGAGCTTCAGTCAGTGTGTGGCGTTTCAG GTGTCGGCCATTCAAGCTCGCCCACCTCTATCTTCTAGGTCGTTTGGTTGGTTGATGGGCATGCTGCCTACATGCGATGCTACACGGGAAGTGCAAGTTCAATGCTGTGTGGCCGATAGCAGCGATGGTGGTGCTCCTGAAAGCATGCTAAATGAAGAAATTAATGACATACAGTCGCATTTTCCAGCAG GTGTTGTTCCTGTTGGAGTATATACTACAGAACGATCTACAGATAGCAGCAATGTTAGGGCAAGGGCCAATTTCCTTCAGCAG CTCACAGATTCCCATCCCGTGCTTATTCTTCAATTACAAGAGGACGGCATCGTCAACATGCACAGCTGTAGCAACGATGCAATCTCATTTGtacaaactacaaacataGCTACTTTACCTCGACTCGGCAATCAGTTTGAGCTGGTAGCATTTAAAGTAACTGCTTCCCTTGAGATGAGAATGAGCACAACACCCG GCACTTTGCATCTATTGAAAGCCGAAATGGCTAGAATAGAAGGTCTAATCAATGGAAAAAGTTCTATTTTTGCCGTGCAAGGCAGCAGGATATTTATTCAAGACGACGGTCTCGTAGGTGCTCCAGGGGCATTAACATGTCAAAACCTGATGAAACGTTTGTATTCCGGTGAAGGCAGAGAGAAGTCAAGCAAGCAAGACATCAGAATTAATGTCAGT GATTTTATTGAAGTGAGCTGGATGACTAGTTTGTCGTGCACGTCTAAACCAACGTGTCCTGTTATCTCTTTACGTGAAG AGTCCAATTCTTGGTTAACTATGAAAATTCCTGTACATTCTATTGCATTGGCATCGGCCGAGACTAAATTGGCTAGTTTGATGGACTTGTTCAGACAAGCATTATGCAGAGCTTTAAATGGTGTTGTGGTACAGGCTGCGTATTCACTGAAG GCAAACAATCCAGCCGTTCCTGCTGTTTATCAATTTAAGCCACCTCTATTTCCATTTCCCATCATGATATCATATCCTGCAACACGTATCTCTGGAGAAGTCGTGACTGACAACAGTTTGG AGGAGATGCGTAGGAAGCTGCATGAGAAGTTTTTGTTGTCTATCGATCGACCGTTAATAAGACCTGCAAATGCTATTACTTGCCAAGGAAAGGACAGAG GACCATATTTGCTTGACGTTCATGAAGGTTTGCCATTTCCAGGAG GTgtcaccgaaaattcaagtcTTGTCTATGGTCACTACTCGTATCATCATTACCTTCACGACAAGATAAATGACGAT GGATGGGGATGCGCGTATCGTTCTCTACAGACGATCTGGTCTTGGTTCAGATATCAAGGTTACACCAGTCTACCCATTCCAAATCATAGACAGATACAAGAG ACTCTTGTCTCGATTGGCGACAAACCTGCCAAGTTTGCTGGATCAAGACAGTGGATCGGCTCATCAGAAGTCGGAATGTGTTTGAACACATTGTTGGGG GTCACATACAAGATCATGTTCGTCAGCAGTGGGTCTGAGCTCGAAGACAAAGGCAGAGAACTTGCCATACATTTTCAAACAGAAGGAACACCGATCATGATTGGAGGAGGCGTACTCGCTCACACCATTATAGGAGTTGATTTCAACGAGAGAACCGGTCAAGTAAA GTTTCTCATTCTTGACCCTCATTATGTTGGACCCGACAATCTgagaacaatacaaaaggatggctGGTGTAGCTGGAAAGGACCGACATTCTGGGATAAGAAG GCTCACTACAACCTCTGCCTTCCTCAACGACCACGAGAAATTTAA
- the LOC134189493 gene encoding ufm1-specific protease 2-like isoform X2, giving the protein MPWSFSQCVAFQVSAIQARPPLSSRSFGWLMGMLPTCDATREVQVQCCVADSSDGGAPESMLNEEINDIQSHFPAGVVPVGVYTTERSTDSSNVRARANFLQQLTDSHPVLILQLQEDGIVNMHSCSNDAISFVQTTNIATLPRLGNQFELVAFKVTASLEMRMSTTPGTLHLLKAEMARIEGLINGKSSIFAVQGSRIFIQDDGLVGAPGALTCQNLMKRLYSGEGREKSSKQDIRINDFIEVSWMTSLSCTSKPTCPVISLREESNSWLTMKIPVHSIALASAETKLASLMDLFRQALCRALNGVVVQAAYSLKANNPAVPAVYQFKPPLFPFPIMISYPATRISGEVVTDNSLEEMRRKLHEKFLLSIDRPLIRPANAITCQGKDRGPYLLDVHEGLPFPGGVTENSSLVYGHYSYHHYLHDKINDDGWGCAYRSLQTIWSWFRYQGYTSLPIPNHRQIQETLVSIGDKPAKFAGSRQWIGSSEVGMCLNTLLGVTYKIMFVSSGSELEDKGRELAIHFQTEGTPIMIGGGVLAHTIIGVDFNERTGQVKFLILDPHYVGPDNLRTIQKDGWCSWKGPTFWDKKAHYNLCLPQRPREI; this is encoded by the exons ATGCCGTGGAGCTTCAGTCAGTGTGTGGCGTTTCAG GTGTCGGCCATTCAAGCTCGCCCACCTCTATCTTCTAGGTCGTTTGGTTGGTTGATGGGCATGCTGCCTACATGCGATGCTACACGGGAAGTGCAAGTTCAATGCTGTGTGGCCGATAGCAGCGATGGTGGTGCTCCTGAAAGCATGCTAAATGAAGAAATTAATGACATACAGTCGCATTTTCCAGCAG GTGTTGTTCCTGTTGGAGTATATACTACAGAACGATCTACAGATAGCAGCAATGTTAGGGCAAGGGCCAATTTCCTTCAGCAG CTCACAGATTCCCATCCCGTGCTTATTCTTCAATTACAAGAGGACGGCATCGTCAACATGCACAGCTGTAGCAACGATGCAATCTCATTTGtacaaactacaaacataGCTACTTTACCTCGACTCGGCAATCAGTTTGAGCTGGTAGCATTTAAAGTAACTGCTTCCCTTGAGATGAGAATGAGCACAACACCCG GCACTTTGCATCTATTGAAAGCCGAAATGGCTAGAATAGAAGGTCTAATCAATGGAAAAAGTTCTATTTTTGCCGTGCAAGGCAGCAGGATATTTATTCAAGACGACGGTCTCGTAGGTGCTCCAGGGGCATTAACATGTCAAAACCTGATGAAACGTTTGTATTCCGGTGAAGGCAGAGAGAAGTCAAGCAAGCAAGACATCAGAATTAAT GATTTTATTGAAGTGAGCTGGATGACTAGTTTGTCGTGCACGTCTAAACCAACGTGTCCTGTTATCTCTTTACGTGAAG AGTCCAATTCTTGGTTAACTATGAAAATTCCTGTACATTCTATTGCATTGGCATCGGCCGAGACTAAATTGGCTAGTTTGATGGACTTGTTCAGACAAGCATTATGCAGAGCTTTAAATGGTGTTGTGGTACAGGCTGCGTATTCACTGAAG GCAAACAATCCAGCCGTTCCTGCTGTTTATCAATTTAAGCCACCTCTATTTCCATTTCCCATCATGATATCATATCCTGCAACACGTATCTCTGGAGAAGTCGTGACTGACAACAGTTTGG AGGAGATGCGTAGGAAGCTGCATGAGAAGTTTTTGTTGTCTATCGATCGACCGTTAATAAGACCTGCAAATGCTATTACTTGCCAAGGAAAGGACAGAG GACCATATTTGCTTGACGTTCATGAAGGTTTGCCATTTCCAGGAG GTgtcaccgaaaattcaagtcTTGTCTATGGTCACTACTCGTATCATCATTACCTTCACGACAAGATAAATGACGAT GGATGGGGATGCGCGTATCGTTCTCTACAGACGATCTGGTCTTGGTTCAGATATCAAGGTTACACCAGTCTACCCATTCCAAATCATAGACAGATACAAGAG ACTCTTGTCTCGATTGGCGACAAACCTGCCAAGTTTGCTGGATCAAGACAGTGGATCGGCTCATCAGAAGTCGGAATGTGTTTGAACACATTGTTGGGG GTCACATACAAGATCATGTTCGTCAGCAGTGGGTCTGAGCTCGAAGACAAAGGCAGAGAACTTGCCATACATTTTCAAACAGAAGGAACACCGATCATGATTGGAGGAGGCGTACTCGCTCACACCATTATAGGAGTTGATTTCAACGAGAGAACCGGTCAAGTAAA GTTTCTCATTCTTGACCCTCATTATGTTGGACCCGACAATCTgagaacaatacaaaaggatggctGGTGTAGCTGGAAAGGACCGACATTCTGGGATAAGAAG GCTCACTACAACCTCTGCCTTCCTCAACGACCACGAGAAATTTAA